In the genome of Phragmites australis chromosome 9, lpPhrAust1.1, whole genome shotgun sequence, the window GTATCACCGATGCTCAGTCAGAACCTCCTATTTAGCGGGTCTATGAGTGCTAAGATCTTGATTTTTATACCATATTGCAAagacaatggtcaaccacttctgtaTGGATGGGGCAAAGTCGGGCAGAGTTTAAGGCAGAGTTGTTATCTACACGATATATAATGTTCATATCCACCGAGGAGTATAATACAGTCGAAtttaatcccccccccccccccccgttagAAGCTAGTGGTACTGGaggtgatgataatttactttctgcAACTACTTTTATCTATATACCATGGTATTGTACTAATTTTTTCCATATCGTAGGTTGCATGAGGCGTGGATACTATGCAATCTACATTGTAAGCATCAACCATCACTTTGGTAAGTATTGATTGATGGCATGTGATTGTGTTTACAGCTGGTAAGTATTGATTGATGGCATGTGATTGTGTTTACAGCTTTTGTATGGACAATTCgacaaattaattaatttaaggTGCTACTTATgtaatgtatgtatatattcgataaaacaattatttggtcatgctcgtattgctattagtatctatttgttttCTTCAAAATGTCCAAAATACaacaaaggtcatgccaaaattttctctcatttttcacaatttttttccCTATGTATGATATATGTAAGGAGTGGATAGTATGATTaaacaaaatatagcaaatttcataccatatttgtttctattttttctgaatttttgttatttttaatgatttttttccttgaacTTCAAGGAAATTCAAATAATGCATTCGGTAACCGCCAAAATTCGATTGGTTATTGCCAAAAAATGCTTGAATTTTGACCAGTTCGATTATCGTCAAAATCGGTCGATAAATCGCAGAAACCACTCGGTTACCAGTCCAATTCACTCGGTAACCGATAATCCAATTCGGTCGAGTTTTGGCACCGATTTGCAAATTTGCCCAATTGAATTTGTATGAATTTTCGCTAAATTTAAAGTGGTTATAGCGATAACCGTAGTTTTTCGGTAACCGCCAGGTCTCGATTTTCGTTTGCCAAACGAATTTGTAAACCATGCTCCCTGTTAGCCATCTCAAATGCAGTTTTCAAGTTCCTCTCACAAAATGCTCttaaaaaatacaaagaaatttaataaaagttaaaacatCTGTCAgtagtaatattattttttaagaagttagcagtaaaaaaataatatgttctaaaaatctaaaatatttgttagtagtagtaattctcaaaaaaataaaagcaatttttttatattaaagtttttgttctttcaagaaattaaaatcattttttttgttttttaataaagGAAGTATAACTTCCAACCTATACGAATAAGATATCAATACGTCAAGgatatatataactattttaTAAATGTGAGCACTCGTGTTAAGTTTAGGACTCGAACCCGAAGGTACAGGTTTCACTGCAAGTATCATAACCAACTAAGCTATgcttaattaaaaaaattattcttttAATAATACTATAGTTCTTTACTTCTAGGCAGCTCTAGTGTTATTTTTTAGTGGTgctaggaggagaaagaaaaagctGGCAAAAGTGCAATACATTAGAGCAGTCGGTGCTAAGCTGAAAACCCCAGCACCTGAGACCTTATTTGAGCACCTGGTGCTAAGGAAAAAAAGACATGCATGGGGTCCACTGTCagtgaaagaaaaaggaatatagAAATACTAAGATGCGACAGCTGAGGTGAGAGAAGGTGTTTTTATTAATGTGAGAATAGTGCTAAACATTGGAGCATTTTGTGCCAACCTATCACCACCACATGTGGGTCCCATTTTAGCAAACATATGGGTGCTATACACTAATGTTGCCCTTAGGAGCCGAGGGCTGCAAATAAACACTTGACCAGCCATGATTTCAGGAACTTGGTATGTCATCCCCCACCTCTCAACAAAACACTCggttaaccaatcgatcaagcGGCTAAAAGTCAGCACTGATATTATTGCCTTGCTGATCCAACGGTGTAGGCACTAGCTAGCTCTGTTGCTGCTAGTTGCTatggttttttgtttttaaCCTGAATCAATCAACAACCACGAGGAAATGGATTGTTGCTTTCATTAGACAGCAAGAAACCatgaataaaaatagaaaagaactTTCAGTCTAGCATCTGAGCCTGAGATCCTTCATGCTTTCCTCCACTGGGCCCAACTTCCCACAATCTCTTCTGGTTGTCTTCCTCGATCTTGTTCAAATTTAGGCCTTGTTTGTTTCTTTCACAGTAACTGCTAATGATTAGGATCCTATTTAGTTTGAACTTCAAAGCAAACAAAACCTTGAGCTGCCTCGACTAGAATCCACTGTCAAATTGAACCAGCATTTATCCACCATCTTAAAATGAGTGTTAGTACTAAGCCGTCTATGGAACAGCATGGACACCATGATAACGGATTCTTCAGGTCTTCCTCTTTATCCATCTATTAAGGAACGAAGGAGCACACAATGAGCTCTATGCAGCAATCATCTGAAAACTCAGCTGAAGATGTTAAGCAAAGACACCAAATAAATACCATATGCAACTCTTCATTTCAACTATCTAACTTGGTAGAGCGTCGAGGCACACCTCCCACTTTGCTAGAAAACTGTTGGATCAGCAACACAAGCCTCAAAAGTTCTTCTAAGAACCATTCTTTTCAGTAGAGCTAGGGCTAATGTTAGGATCAGCATTCCATCGATTGTGACGACAAAACCGACCACCTTGAGCTATCATGAAAATTTTGGAAGGCCCGATTCAACACAGAGAAAAAACTCTCATActaaacaaacatatatatacactataACAGAACATGTCATTCATATCGGATCATCAGTACTAGTTAGGCTAGAACTGACATTGATAAagttcagtgtcggttcgtaacaTCTCACGCTCAATCGATGAtattgagtatcagtgccggctcttgGCACAAACTGACATTGATATTTCAGTGCCGGCTGGTAACCATAACCCGACACTTATACTTTTTATATGTGCTGGTTCATGTTACGGACGGCAGTGATGAGTGCTACCGGACCCGAAATTTTTAttgattctatttttttttgtctcacgGCCCCTCTCGCAATCCACCACCATTCCCTGTATTGTCCCTACCATTCATCATTCATTATCCTCTCagtctctcctctctctctccatagCCCACCATTCCTTATCCACAGTTGCATCCTCATCGAGCGTAGCCTCTTCTTCCGCAAGTTCTTATGTGGTGCCATCGTCACCGCCGAACAGGCAGAGGCCGCGCTCCCCCTTCtgcgcctcctcatcctccccgTGCGGCGTCGTTGGCTCCGCAGCCACCGCGACAGCTTTGCCTGGCGCCATGATACCACGGTAGTTGCGCTCGGCTATGAAGTgttactgctgctgctgcagttcCTGTACAGCGAGCAGGTGTCTCTAGTGTCGTGGAAGAGGGAACCCCGACTAGGCTGCGGCGAGAGCGGCTACTGGCACACCCACTGCACCACTGTTGTGGACCTCGCACTCGAAACCCTCACTGCCGCCTACTCCTTCGGCATCGAGGAGCTCACCCTTCTCACCCAGGTAATTAAATATCTCGTCTAATTCCCTAATTACAATTCTTGATTTGCTGATTTCATCattatttttgttgttcttaaaagagaaagaaattaaaacaaatgatttcctttattttttttatcattgatCTAGTGATCTTTCATATAATCGAACTGCAAGgttttcttattttattttatttggggAAAAAAGTTTGCCTACAGTTTGGTGATGGTGGCTGCTTCGTTAATGAGGTACCTTACGAATAAGGAAGTAAACAAGCTCTTCATTCTTTGATATCATAGGTTGGTCTCGAGATATTGATGCTCCTTTAATTCCCAATTCATCTCAGTCCTAAGAAAGCAGCTATATTATGTTTATTCTGAGCAccaatatctctctctccccctctctgcTTCTATTTTATGTGTGTAAGTAGTAGACACCGTGTATATGTCAAAATAAACTCCCTCTGTATTGCCACATTTTTCCAATTCATAGGCAATTATtgcttcatattttttaattgaataAATCGAGATTGAGTTGTTGCAAATATTTGTTCTGTGCATCCAATTTGTGTTTTTGATAATTGGATTCGGTCTGTGCATCCGATTTGTGTTTGTGATCATCACCACAACAAGGTCTCTCCTCTGCATCGGCGATTCTGTGTGTTCGTGCTATGTGAGATGATTATAATATTCAATGTTCCGTGAGATGCATCGAGCCAACTCGTTTTCagtagatttttcttttttttttcttttctagaaaATTGCAACACTACTAGCTCATGATAAAAagtcgacactgatagtctgagtatTAGTGCTAGGTTTTTTTTGTTATGGATCAAtattgatactcattatcagtgctgaTGTATAAACTGGTATTGAAAGttacagactatcagtgccaagtAACTAGTGTCGGTTAAAAAATCGTCACTGATGGCGTTTTTGAGTCGACACTGATAATTATTTCTATAGCAGTGATGTCCTCTATAACAGTTTGGATGCCAGTTTAAaccatctctaaccatatttcattcatttcattcccttcctgattcctttccccgttctcattccctttattttctctcatcttcaacagcttccctttgaaggaaatcgcgaagggaaaggagagagaattccgtcctgaagggaatgaccttgggaatcccttcatgacgggtaccgtgaaggaaaaccgttgaagcgctaaagggaacgaaaatcccttcacgacgggattttcgtccAGAAGGGAAACGGTTGGGCGTAGTcttaagaccatctccaactatattccctttatttcgttcccttctcgattttcttctctattcttattccctttattttctttcatctccaacagcttcccttcaaggggaatcgcgaagggaaaatAGAGAGAATCCTATTACGAAGGAAATGACCCTGAGAATTTCTTCGTaacgggaaccgtgaagagaaaccgttggagcgctaaagggaacgaaaatcccttcacgatgaGAATTTGACTCCTGAAGTGAATTTCTTGGGGTTAGTCTAAAAGAGAGTCTGGTAGCATGATTTTCTCCAGGAACTTTTTCCATATGCTTCGATTTAGCAGTCCTTGGTTCAGTAATGTCAATCACGCTTCTTTTCAAATTCTTGATTAGTACTAGTGATTAGAAATAGGACAGGCACGTTTGCATTTGTTGACCTTTAGAGATCCGTAAAAATGCACTTGAGTTGATTGCGTTTTGCTAAAATATCATCTTGATCTATATGTTATTAACACAAATGGTCCTATATGTCATTAACACAGGGGTAATAGTTTATCTAAACATCTATCAATTGGAG includes:
- the LOC133929602 gene encoding BTB/POZ domain and ankyrin repeat-containing protein NPR5-like — translated: MEGLRRNFGGKSQQEFSCILIERSLFFRKFLCGAIVTAEQAEAALPLLRLLILPVRRRWLRSHRDSFAWRHDTTVVALGYEVLLLLLQFLYSEQVSLVSWKREPRLGCGESGYWHTHCTTVVDLALETLTAAYSFGIEELTLLTQVGLEILMLL